A section of the Methanosarcina mazei S-6 genome encodes:
- the cysS gene encoding cysteine--tRNA ligase, which produces MLQVYNTLTRNKETFKPLKEGEVSIYACGPTVYNMPHIGNYRTFLLADTVVRTLQYLGYKVKLVMNITDIDDKTIRDSKAAGMSLKDFTDKYSAEFFKGLDMLNIKRASAYPRATENVDGMIELAQKLIEKGLAYEKGGSVYYRISGFPDYGKLSKLDFDSIRIGASVDVDEYDKDNPRDFALLKASAPEEIERSIYYESPWGKIRPGWHIECSVMAMNSFGPTLDIHIGGVDLIFPHHENEIAQSEGATGIPFVRHWVHGEHLIVEGEKMSKSKGNVFTLPEIVEMYGGEVVRFMFLSVHYRKKLDYSETFAENAKNNYLKLKETLDNLEFALKNVEDEPGPGDLETLKTLPELENRFREALEDDFNTPKAITVFRELSRTANVYLETGKNMQVLEEIHALYKRFSDTFGIFAKAGGEEVPDEVIRLVEEREEARNIKDWKTSDAIREKIKSLGYIVQDTKEGPKIKKSEES; this is translated from the coding sequence ATGCTGCAAGTCTACAATACCCTGACACGAAATAAAGAGACATTCAAACCTTTAAAGGAAGGCGAGGTTTCGATTTATGCCTGCGGACCCACAGTCTACAATATGCCTCATATAGGAAATTACCGGACGTTTCTGCTGGCGGATACGGTGGTCAGGACACTTCAGTATCTGGGGTATAAAGTAAAGCTCGTAATGAACATAACTGACATAGACGACAAAACTATCAGGGACTCAAAGGCAGCGGGGATGTCTCTTAAGGATTTTACGGACAAATACTCTGCAGAATTCTTTAAGGGCCTTGATATGCTGAATATAAAACGGGCTTCAGCCTATCCAAGGGCTACGGAAAATGTTGACGGCATGATTGAGCTTGCACAGAAGCTGATCGAAAAAGGGCTGGCTTACGAAAAAGGCGGGTCTGTGTATTACAGGATTTCAGGTTTTCCTGACTACGGCAAGCTTTCAAAACTTGATTTTGACAGTATCAGGATTGGCGCATCTGTGGATGTGGATGAGTATGATAAGGACAACCCCAGGGACTTTGCTCTCCTGAAAGCTTCAGCTCCTGAAGAGATTGAAAGAAGCATCTATTATGAAAGCCCATGGGGTAAAATCCGCCCCGGGTGGCATATCGAATGCTCGGTTATGGCAATGAACAGTTTCGGTCCTACTCTGGATATCCATATCGGCGGCGTTGACCTTATCTTCCCTCACCATGAAAATGAGATTGCCCAGTCAGAGGGGGCAACAGGAATACCTTTTGTGCGCCACTGGGTTCATGGAGAGCATCTTATAGTTGAAGGAGAGAAGATGAGCAAATCTAAAGGGAACGTTTTCACCCTACCCGAGATTGTCGAAATGTACGGTGGCGAGGTTGTGCGTTTCATGTTCCTTTCTGTGCATTATCGGAAAAAACTGGACTATTCCGAAACCTTTGCAGAAAATGCAAAAAATAATTATCTGAAACTTAAAGAGACCCTTGACAACCTGGAATTTGCCCTGAAGAATGTGGAAGATGAACCTGGTCCCGGAGACCTGGAAACCCTTAAAACCCTTCCTGAACTTGAGAATCGGTTCAGGGAAGCCCTTGAGGACGATTTCAATACCCCGAAAGCAATAACAGTTTTCAGGGAACTTTCGCGTACAGCCAATGTATACCTTGAGACCGGAAAGAACATGCAGGTTCTGGAAGAGATTCACGCCCTGTATAAGCGGTTTTCAGACACTTTTGGCATCTTTGCAAAGGCTGGCGGAGAAGAAGTTCCTGATGAAGTGATCAGGCTTGTTGAAGAGCGCGAAGAAGCCCGGAATATAAAAGACTGGAAAACTTCTGACGCTATCAGGGAAAAAATAAAGTCACTGGGTTATATTGTTCAGGACACAAAAGAGGGGCCAAAAATAAAAAAATCTGAAGAAAGCTGA
- a CDS encoding Maf family nucleotide pyrophosphatase: MRRIILASASPRRKELLRQLIGDNFLVSPSSYEEPPQPDLAPEELLIRHSIGKARDVAKHFSSGIIISADTSVLYNGEVLGKPNFPEKAEEMLKKLNGRKFRVVTGLTVLDLDSAQEISESESTDVWMSEMDDEQILVYVRTGEPLDKAGAFAAQGKGAVLIERIEGDFFNAVGLPLFRLGKILEKLGVSVFDESFS; this comes from the coding sequence ATGCGCAGGATAATTCTCGCGTCTGCATCCCCAAGGCGGAAAGAACTGCTTAGACAGTTAATCGGAGATAATTTCCTTGTCTCCCCCAGTTCTTACGAAGAACCTCCCCAGCCGGATCTCGCCCCTGAAGAACTCCTGATCAGGCACTCCATAGGGAAAGCCAGAGATGTTGCAAAACACTTCAGTTCAGGAATTATTATCTCTGCTGATACATCGGTTCTCTATAACGGTGAGGTTCTGGGAAAGCCGAATTTTCCTGAAAAAGCCGAAGAAATGCTCAAAAAGCTGAATGGGAGAAAGTTCAGGGTAGTAACCGGGCTTACTGTTCTGGACCTTGACAGTGCTCAGGAAATTAGCGAATCCGAGTCAACTGATGTCTGGATGTCTGAAATGGATGACGAACAGATCCTGGTATATGTCAGGACAGGGGAGCCTCTTGACAAAGCAGGGGCTTTTGCAGCTCAGGGAAAAGGAGCGGTCCTTATAGAGAGGATAGAAGGGGATTTTTTTAATGCAGTTGGGCTCCCTCTTTTTCGGCTTGGAAAAATTCTGGAAAAGCTTGGAGTATCTGTGTTTGATGAAAGTTTTTCCTGA